ATAATAAGGCTAAAGGAAATGAGATAGAAACCGATACTGCTTTTATTAATAAGGTAGATTTTAGTCCTTTGGCCTATCATACCGATATTCAGTCTGCAGGTTATAAAGAAGTCGTGCAGTTTACACAGGATAGCATCTATACAAGTGTTTTCTATAAGGACAGCACAAAACATGTTTCGTATCCATCAAGCCCTGATTATTTTATAGCTACTACTATGGAAGATATGATGGGAATGTTGCCGCTTAAGATAGGCTATACTGTTGTAGTAAAGAATGTAAATCCAGGTGTGCGACACAATACAACTAATTATAAAGTAAGTGTAGTACGGAAAGAAAAGATTCAGCTATCAGATCATTCAACTAGAGAAGCCTATTTAGTAGAAGCAGGTTTTCCTGCCTTCAAAAGTTATTCGCAATATTGGTTTTCAGTAGACAAACAATTAATGCTAAAGCATAGTTTTAAAATGAGAGATGGTAGCTTTTTTATTGAAGAACGCTTAATGCCCTAATTGGTTTCATAGCGTAAAAGACCTTTTGCTTTCATACTGCCTCTTGCCGACGTGTATGCCTTGTTATACCGTCAGGTGATTGTATGCTCAAACGGTTACTACTAAATCCCTTCTTTCTATAAGCGCCACTTTAAAACAATTGACCTATATACCCTGGAAAATAATATATAGCAAATCACTCTATATTTTTCTTGCCTCTTGTCACTCCAATACACATCCCATCACGATGGCTTCTTTTAAAAGAGCGCTAGTTGCCTTTGAAGCCTACCTTCACATACTATACACCTTCTCCGGTATCAAATATGATTAAAACTTCATTTTATCTGGCAATCGTTACCCTGTTCACTTTTTGTCAGGCTAAAGGCAGGATCAATACCAGCAACACGCTTACGCTTACAGACTCTCTATCTGTGCGAACAGACTTTCAACACTATTTTACAAATTGCAAGGTTGAAGGAAGCGTTATTGTTTACGACAATCAACGGAAAATATGGCTAGCCAGTGATGCCGCTGCTGTACGATCAGCCACATTGCCTGCGTCTACATTTAAAATTGCTAACCTGTTGATTGCTTTGGAAACGGGTGTGATTAAAGATGAAAACGAAATAGTAAAATGGCCCGGTAAAACCGATACTGTAAAGTATGGGTACCGACCCGATATTTATCACGATATGTCGGTAAAGGAAGCCTTTGAAGTGTCGGCTGGTTGGGTGTATGTAGAGCTGGCTAAACGAATAGGCAAGGAGAATTATAAAAAATACCTGGCTGCTTATCAGTACGGCAATCAAACACTTACCCAACCCGATGCGGACTTCTGGAACTTTGGAGCCTTTGGCATTTCCCCATTAAATCAGATTAACTTTCTACGAGCGTTATATGAAGGCAGGCTTCCGGCATCTAAGCGCAATATGGATATTGTAAAAAGGGTAATGATAGTTGAACAAGACAATGGTTATACAATAAGTGCAAAAACAGGCTGGACAAGAGACAATGATATGAACACAGGTTGGTGGGTAGGCTATGTAGAGAGCCCGAAAGGAGTGTACTTCTTTGCTACACGTTTGTTGCAGGATCGTAAGTTTAATCAATCCAATTTTGGTTCCTGCCGAAAGGAAATTACAAAAGCGGTTTTAAGAGCCCTGGATATTTTACCAAGGTAATGTACTTAGCTTTTTAGGACGAGTTGTCTACTAAAAGAAAAGAGCAGATTTTTATTCACATTTCCTCAGTTTTAAAGATTACTTTTTTTAGGTTATTCATTAGTGATGGGTAGTTAACACTTCATT
This genomic interval from Flavisolibacter tropicus contains the following:
- a CDS encoding penicillin-binding transpeptidase domain-containing protein, yielding MIKTSFYLAIVTLFTFCQAKGRINTSNTLTLTDSLSVRTDFQHYFTNCKVEGSVIVYDNQRKIWLASDAAAVRSATLPASTFKIANLLIALETGVIKDENEIVKWPGKTDTVKYGYRPDIYHDMSVKEAFEVSAGWVYVELAKRIGKENYKKYLAAYQYGNQTLTQPDADFWNFGAFGISPLNQINFLRALYEGRLPASKRNMDIVKRVMIVEQDNGYTISAKTGWTRDNDMNTGWWVGYVESPKGVYFFATRLLQDRKFNQSNFGSCRKEITKAVLRALDILPR